The genomic window CATCTTCTGTAAAGAAATGGAAGGCATCAACGTTCATTGGTATGGCGCTCATATTTTTCATACAAACGATAAAGACATATGGGATTATGTGAATCAGTTCGCTGAGTTCAACCGCTACACCAACTCTCCAATTGCAAATTATAAAGGAGAGCTTTACAACCTTCCTTTCAACATGAACACCTTCTATCGCCTCTGGGGAACGAAAACTCCGCAGGAAGCAAAACAAAAGATAGAAGAACAGATAAAAGGGCTGAACATTACCGAACCGAAAAACCTTGAAGAACAAGCCTTAAAACTTGTTGGACCCGATATTTACGAAAAGCTGATCAAACATTATACTGAAAAACAATGGGGCCGGAAAGCTACAGAACTTCCCGCCTTCATTATTAGACGTCTGCCAGTGCGCTTTACTTACGATAACAACTACTTCAACGACAAATACCAGGGTATCCCTGTGGGAGGATATAATAAGATAGTCGAGGGCTTGTTAAAAGACATTGAAGTTCAGCTTAACACCGACTTTATCAGTCGGCGTGAAGAATTTGAAAGCATAGCCGACAAAATTGTATTTACCGGCAAAATAGACGAGTATTACGGGTTCAGGTTCGGCGAACTCGAATACCGAAGCCTGCGCTTTGAAACTGAGGTTGTCGACACGGAAAACTATCAGGGCAACGCCGTAGTAAATTATACTGACTCAGAACCAGCCTATACCCGGATTATCGAGCATAAGCACTTCGAGTTCGGAACTCAACCCAAGACAGTGATCACAAAAGAATATCCTTTGACAAGCGAGAAAGGCGCAGAACCTTATTATCCCGTCAATAACGATAACAACGGTGCAATTTTAAAAAGGTATCAGGAGCTTGCTTCGGCAGAGAAGAATGTAATCTTTGGCGGAAGACTAGCCGAGTACCGTTATTACGACATGCACCAGGTGATCGGTTCGGCACTTGTTAAAGCAAAGCGGGAACTTTCTTAGAAGTAGTAAGTTTTAGGTTATAAGTTATAAGTAACGGAAAATGGACAGTTGACAGGGGACAATTGACAGTGGAAAATGGACAGTGGAAAAGGGATAATAGAAAAGGTCATAAAGACAACTAACAAAATTGTATATCCTTTCTCAATATATTAGTTCACCATTAACCGCCGTAACCGCAATCTGCGGCCTTTTTCATTGCGGCAGCGCTAAACTTCGTAACAGCACACTCTCCCAAAGCAATGAAAGCAGCCGCGAGTTTTTTTTTGTAGCTTTTTTCTTTGCGGTCAAAGAAAAAAGTACATACACACACCACCAAGCCAGAAAACAAAAAAGGGCTGGAATAACCTAATCATTCCAACCCTTGTATATCATGTTCACCACTAATCTACCGTAACCGCAATCTGCGGCCTTTTTCATTGCAGCAGCACTAAACTTCGTAAAAGCACAATCTTTCAAAGCAATGAAAGCAGCCGCGAGTTTCTTTTTTGGTACTTTTTTCTTTGCGATCAAAGAAAAAAGTACACACACTTTACAACTTTCTCTTCACTTCAACATTCTCGTACGCCTCTACAATATCACCAACCTCAATATTATTAAAGTTATTGATATTCAAACCACACTCATATCCTGCTGAAACCTCTTTCACATCATCCTTATATCGTTTCAGTGAAGCCAGCTCTCCGGTATAAACCACCACACCGTCGCGGATGATACGCACCTTGCTGTTACGGTTGATCTTTCCGTCAAGAACCATACATCCGGCGATAGTACCCACTTTACTAATCTTGAAGGTCTCACGAATTTCAACGTTAGCAACAATCTTCTCTTCAAACTCAGGGGCAAGCATACCTTCCATAGCAGCTTTTACTTCGTTGATAGCATCGTAGATGATAGAATACAGGCGGATATCGATAGCTTCCTGCTCAGCCAGCTTACGGGCTCCACCCGATGGCCTTACCTGGAAACCGATGATGATGGCGTCAGAAGCAGAAGCCAGCAACACGTCTGACTCAGAAATCTGCCCAACAGATTTGTGAATGATATTCACCTGAATCTGCTCAGTAGATAGCTTCAGCAACGAATCTGAAAGCGCTTCGATAGAACCATCCACGTCACCTTTCACAATGATGTTCAGTTCTCTGAAGTTTCCAATTGCCAAACGACGTCCGATTTCATCAAGAGTGATATGTTTCTGGCTACGCAGACCCTGCTCACGCTGCAACTGCAAACGCTTGTTCGCAATTTCGCGGGCTTGTGGTTCGCTTTCCATGGCATTAAACTTATCGCCTGCCGTCGGAGCGCCCGACATACCAAGCACCTGCACCGGTGTTGAAGGACCAGCCTTATCAACTCGCTGTCCCCGCTCATTGGTAAGCGCCTTAACGCGGCCGCTATAACTACCAGCAAGGATTGGATCACCGACATGTAATGTTCCGGCCTGGATCAGAACCGTTGTTACGATACCTCGTCCTTTATCAAGGGCGGCTTCAATAACAGTTCCTGTAGCTCTTTTATTAGGATTTGCTTTCAGTTCGAGTAATTCGGCTTCAAGCAATACTTTCTCAAGTAATAAGTCGACATTCATACCCGTTTTACCGGATATTTCCTGACTTTGATATTTACCACCCCAGTCTTCGACTAAGATATTCATAGCAGACAACTGCTCACGAATCCTGTCGGCATTGGCTCCCGGCTTATCCACCTTACTAAAGGCGAAAACAATAGGGACACCGGCCGCCTGAGCGTGATTTATCGCCTCACGCGTTTGAGGCATCACACTGTCGTCAGCCGCAATTACGATGATGGCGATATCTGTTATTTTGGCACCGCGGGCACGCATCGCAGTAAAGGCCTCGTGACCAGGTGTATCCAGGAAGGTGATCTTACGGCCATCTTCGAGTTTCACCTCGTAAGCACCTATGTGCTGTGTAATACCACCTGCTTCACCGGCTATCACATTCGTTTTCCTTACAAAGTCGAGCAACGATGTTTTACCATGGTCAACGTGACCCATAACGGTCACAATTGGCGCACGTGGAATAAGATCTTCCGGCTCGTCATGTTCTTCAAGACTTGCCTCTTCATCCTCGGGTTTAACGAATTCAACATTATAACCAAACTCATCGGCAACGATGGTAAGTGTTTCAGCATCCAAACGCTGGTTGATTGAAACAAACATCCCGAGGCTCATACATGTGGATATGATCTGTGTTACCGGAACATCCATCATGTTTGCCAGTTCGTTGGCCGTAACAAATTCTGTTACTTTCAGTACTTTAGACTGAAGTTCCTGTTCAAGTGCAGCCTCCTCTGCAGAATGAGCTACGTCGTCGCGTTTCTGACGTCTGAACTTAGCCCGTTGAGCAAATTTACCTGATTTTCCAGCTCCGCTTAAGCGTGCGAGAGTGGCCTTGATCTGGTCTTGTATTTCCTTTTCTGTTGGTTCTTCTTTGGGAGTATTGTCATGCCTTGCTCCGGCATGATGTCTGTTTCCACCGCGGAAATCTGGCCTGGCACCTTGATTTCGAGCTCCGCCTCTGAAATCTGGACGTGGCCCCTGATGTGGCGGCGGTACCGGCGTACCCTGACCTGTACGTTGCTGTCCGCCCTGTTGTTGCGGGTTTCCGCCCTGCGTATGCTGGCCGCCTTGTCCCTGCTGACCACCGCCATGCTGACCATGTCCCGGCTGTCCGGCATCTTTACGTTTTCTTTTACGTTTATGATCATTGGCCGCATTAGACGAAGAAGCCACTGGCTGGTCTTTACGTCGCTGCGGCTGTGTTGCAGAAAGATCTATCTTTCCAATTACATTCGGACCGGTAAGTCGTTGTGCTCTCGCACGTATTACATCATCTTCCACTGCTTCTTCTACTTTTTCCGGCTGCTCCTCCTTAGGTTGCTCCACAACCTCTGGTTTTTCTTCAACCTTCGGAATCTCGGGAGAGGGCTCTGGGAGAGAAGGCACTTCCGGCTCCGGCTGTTGGGGCTCGGGTTTTTGAGGTTCCGGCTCCGGCAACACTTCCGGTTGCTTCTCAGGTTCTGGCTCCGGTTTTACTTCCTGCACAGGCACGGGTGCCTCAACAGGGGTTGGTTCGGGAGCTGGAACAGGAACGGCAACAGGCTCCTTGCTCTGCTGTACCTCTGGCTCAGGAGCAGTCTCCGGCTTATCTTCCTCTGTCTTCTCCGTTTTCGGTTCAGTATGAGGCCTGCGGTTAAGAGAGTCGAGGTCTATTTTCCCTACTATTTTTACTCCCGGAAGAGCATTTTCTTCCTGCTTTTCTTCTGTATTACCTTCGGCAGGCTCATCGGCAGGAGCAGAAACGGACTTAGCCTTTTCGGTGCTCTGATGATGTTCGAAAGATCCTGTATTCTTTATCAGGATCTCATCCTGTTCAAAGTCTTTGTTACGACGAGGTTCTTGTCTTTCGGTTGCCAGAGGCTGGGTGTCGTCACGACGTATTTTCCCTATAACAATCTGTCTTGCTTCTTCACGTACAATCTTGTCACCCTGATACTCTTTCAAAAGAGCATTATACATTTCTTCTGTGAGCTTTGTATTAGGTTTAGGATCAACCTTAAAGCCCTTCTTTCCCAAAGACTCTACGGCCGTCGACAACCCAATATTCAGCTCCTTTGCTGCTTTTAGTAAATTTATGCTTTTACCTTCTGACATCTAAAAAAATTACCTCTCGCTAAAAATTTTAACAAAAATACGATTTTTATACCGTAAACTAATAGCTGAACCCGAATCAGTCATACTTATTCAAATTCTGCCCTCAATATTCCCATCACTTCCTTAACTGTACTATCTTCCAAATCGGTACGTTTCACCAGTTCGTCCACAGATAGTGCCAAAACTGATTTTGCTGTATCTAATCCAATACGCTTGAACTCATCGATGATCCAGCCGTCGATCTCATCTGAAAATTCTTCCAGATCAACATCCTCATCATCTTCTTCAGCCTCACGGTAAACATCGATCTCATATCCTGTGAGCTTACCTGCAAGCTTGATATTATGCCCTCCACGTCCGATGGCCAGAGAAACCTGATCAGGTTTCAGATACACCGCGGCACGCTTGTCAGCATCATCCAGTTTAATCGTAGTGATCTTTGCCGGACTTAACGCTCTCTGTATATAAAGTGATACATTGTTCGTAAAATTAATCACGTCGATGTTCTCATTTTTCAGTTCGCGTACAATTCCATGAATACGTGATCCCTTCATACCAACACAGGCTCCAACCGGATCAATCCTGTCATCATATGATTCAACTGCTACCTTAGCCCGTTCGCCTGGTTCGCGCACAATCTTCTTGATCGTAATCAAACCGTCGAAGATTTCCGGAACTTCCAGTTCAAACAAACGCTGCAGGAACTCAGGTGCATTACGAGAGATAATGATCTTCGGATTACTGTTCATCATATCCACCTTCAGCACCACCGCTCTTACCGTATCACCCTTTTTGAAATAGTCAGCCGGAATCTGCTCGGTTTTAGGAAGAAGAAGCTCATTACCTTCATCGTCAAGTACCAGTGTTTCTTTCTTCCATACCTGATATACTTCACCCGTAACGATTTCGCCTACGCGATCCTTGTATTTACGAAAGATCTCATCTTTTTCCAGTTCGAGGATCTTCGATACCAGCGTCTGACGTGCAGCCAGAATGGCACGGCGACCAAAACTCTCTAATGTTATCTGCTCTATAAAATCGTCTCCCACTTCCAGGTCCGGATCAATCTTATGCGCTTCCGCCAGTTCAATCTCGAGATCATCGTCTTCAGAAAAACCATCCTCCATCACCGTACGTGTACGCCAGATTTCAAGGTCACCATTATCAGGGTTCACAATCACGTCGCAATTTTCGTCCGTACCGTATTTCTTTCTGATCATACTGCGAAATACTTCTTCCAACACACTAATCACCGTCGGACGGTCTATGTTCTTGAATTCCTTGAACTCCTGGAAGGAATCAATCAAATTTATATTGCTCATTTTTATTTAAATGAAATTAAAACCTTTGTTTCTGTTATCTCACTGAAAGGAATAAAGCTTTCAACAAGCTCAGCTTTCTTCCCTTTCTCCTTAATCTTTTCTTCTATTGTTATACCATCTTCTGCCACCAGCAGAAGTTTGCCTTCCCTCTTTTTGCCCTCTGCCTGTTTCACTTCAACGGTACGGTCTATATTCTTTTCGTACTGCCTTCTCAGTTTCAGCGGAGCATCCAGTCCCGGCGAAGATACTTCCAGATTGTACGCATGTTCGATCACATTTTCTTCTTCAAGATGAAACCCAACATGACGGCTCACAGCCACACAATCACTAATCCCAACTCCCTTATCACCATCCACCAGGATGATCAGCTTCCCATTGGGATGCATCTTAACATCAACTACAAACAGGTCGGGCCGGTCGGCAATTTTCTGCTCTGCCAGTTCTCTTACCTTTTGCTCTATATCCATAATTTTTCTCTAAAAGAAAAGAGGGGACATATCGGTCCCCTCTTTTTCAATTGATACAAAGATAAGAAAAAAATATCAATTTATACAAATGATTGATTTACAGACGCGGCTGTATTTTCTCTCATATAATGGTGTGATGTTGCTGTGATGATTATCTTTGGAGCTTCTAAAAAGCACAACCCGTATTACAGATGTTAAAAACCAAGAATACCCTTGTCATTGCGATAACAGCAATAATAATCACAGTTTTTTTCTTTTCGTTCGGTTCTCTAACTTCCGGTTACCATTTCAGCGACGATCACGAAGTTCTGAGCATTGTCGACTCCC from Arcticibacter tournemirensis includes these protein-coding regions:
- the infB gene encoding translation initiation factor IF-2 codes for the protein MSEGKSINLLKAAKELNIGLSTAVESLGKKGFKVDPKPNTKLTEEMYNALLKEYQGDKIVREEARQIVIGKIRRDDTQPLATERQEPRRNKDFEQDEILIKNTGSFEHHQSTEKAKSVSAPADEPAEGNTEEKQEENALPGVKIVGKIDLDSLNRRPHTEPKTEKTEEDKPETAPEPEVQQSKEPVAVPVPAPEPTPVEAPVPVQEVKPEPEPEKQPEVLPEPEPQKPEPQQPEPEVPSLPEPSPEIPKVEEKPEVVEQPKEEQPEKVEEAVEDDVIRARAQRLTGPNVIGKIDLSATQPQRRKDQPVASSSNAANDHKRKRKRKDAGQPGHGQHGGGQQGQGGQHTQGGNPQQQGGQQRTGQGTPVPPPHQGPRPDFRGGARNQGARPDFRGGNRHHAGARHDNTPKEEPTEKEIQDQIKATLARLSGAGKSGKFAQRAKFRRQKRDDVAHSAEEAALEQELQSKVLKVTEFVTANELANMMDVPVTQIISTCMSLGMFVSINQRLDAETLTIVADEFGYNVEFVKPEDEEASLEEHDEPEDLIPRAPIVTVMGHVDHGKTSLLDFVRKTNVIAGEAGGITQHIGAYEVKLEDGRKITFLDTPGHEAFTAMRARGAKITDIAIIVIAADDSVMPQTREAINHAQAAGVPIVFAFSKVDKPGANADRIREQLSAMNILVEDWGGKYQSQEISGKTGMNVDLLLEKVLLEAELLELKANPNKRATGTVIEAALDKGRGIVTTVLIQAGTLHVGDPILAGSYSGRVKALTNERGQRVDKAGPSTPVQVLGMSGAPTAGDKFNAMESEPQAREIANKRLQLQREQGLRSQKHITLDEIGRRLAIGNFRELNIIVKGDVDGSIEALSDSLLKLSTEQIQVNIIHKSVGQISESDVLLASASDAIIIGFQVRPSGGARKLAEQEAIDIRLYSIIYDAINEVKAAMEGMLAPEFEEKIVANVEIRETFKISKVGTIAGCMVLDGKINRNSKVRIIRDGVVVYTGELASLKRYKDDVKEVSAGYECGLNINNFNNIEVGDIVEAYENVEVKRKL
- the nusA gene encoding transcription termination factor NusA — encoded protein: MSNINLIDSFQEFKEFKNIDRPTVISVLEEVFRSMIRKKYGTDENCDVIVNPDNGDLEIWRTRTVMEDGFSEDDDLEIELAEAHKIDPDLEVGDDFIEQITLESFGRRAILAARQTLVSKILELEKDEIFRKYKDRVGEIVTGEVYQVWKKETLVLDDEGNELLLPKTEQIPADYFKKGDTVRAVVLKVDMMNSNPKIIISRNAPEFLQRLFELEVPEIFDGLITIKKIVREPGERAKVAVESYDDRIDPVGACVGMKGSRIHGIVRELKNENIDVINFTNNVSLYIQRALSPAKITTIKLDDADKRAAVYLKPDQVSLAIGRGGHNIKLAGKLTGYEIDVYREAEEDDEDVDLEEFSDEIDGWIIDEFKRIGLDTAKSVLALSVDELVKRTDLEDSTVKEVMGILRAEFE
- the rimP gene encoding ribosome assembly cofactor RimP, whose translation is MDIEQKVRELAEQKIADRPDLFVVDVKMHPNGKLIILVDGDKGVGISDCVAVSRHVGFHLEEENVIEHAYNLEVSSPGLDAPLKLRRQYEKNIDRTVEVKQAEGKKREGKLLLVAEDGITIEEKIKEKGKKAELVESFIPFSEITETKVLISFK
- the glf gene encoding UDP-galactopyranose mutase; protein product: MTKKYDYLVVGSGLFGAVFAHEATKAGKKCLVIDKRDHAGGNIFCKEMEGINVHWYGAHIFHTNDKDIWDYVNQFAEFNRYTNSPIANYKGELYNLPFNMNTFYRLWGTKTPQEAKQKIEEQIKGLNITEPKNLEEQALKLVGPDIYEKLIKHYTEKQWGRKATELPAFIIRRLPVRFTYDNNYFNDKYQGIPVGGYNKIVEGLLKDIEVQLNTDFISRREEFESIADKIVFTGKIDEYYGFRFGELEYRSLRFETEVVDTENYQGNAVVNYTDSEPAYTRIIEHKHFEFGTQPKTVITKEYPLTSEKGAEPYYPVNNDNNGAILKRYQELASAEKNVIFGGRLAEYRYYDMHQVIGSALVKAKRELS